Proteins encoded by one window of Candidatus Nitrosocosmicus arcticus:
- a CDS encoding SRPBCC domain-containing protein has protein sequence MKEILTEIDINASASKTWEVLTDFRNFPQWNPFICQIDGTPNVGTKLKIYLHTSGGKNRTYQPTVTKVESNRELRWYGKSFIPGFFNGEHIFIIDSMETNRVHFVHKEIFTGILVSVIGNSLDKDMYQSFIEMNDALKQRVEQMAI, from the coding sequence TTGAAAGAAATTCTTACAGAGATTGATATTAATGCATCTGCTAGTAAGACATGGGAAGTACTAACAGATTTTAGGAACTTTCCACAATGGAACCCTTTCATCTGTCAAATAGATGGAACCCCGAATGTTGGCACAAAGCTCAAAATATATCTTCATACCTCAGGTGGAAAGAATAGAACTTATCAACCAACAGTAACTAAGGTGGAATCAAATCGTGAGCTCCGTTGGTATGGAAAATCATTCATACCCGGATTTTTCAATGGGGAACATATTTTTATAATTGACTCCATGGAAACAAATCGCGTGCACTTTGTACATAAAGAAATCTTTACAGGGATTCTTGTAAGTGTCATAGGAAATAGTTTGGATAAAGATATGTATCAGAGTTTTATAGAAATGAATGATGCATTAAAACAAAGGGTCGAACAGATGGCCATTTGA
- a CDS encoding VOC family protein — translation MNESNISRVGEAKPRHLQKIIPFLWFDNQAEEAANFYVTVFKNSKINQVTRYGKEGYEIHGMEEGAVMTVDFEIESQKFVALNGGPVFKFNEAISFQVLCDTQKELDYYWEKLSENGDKNAQQCGWLKDKYGVSWQIVPAVLPKMIQDKDPIKSQRVMKAMLQMQKLDIPTLIQAYEKT, via the coding sequence ATGAATGAATCAAATATATCAAGAGTAGGTGAAGCGAAACCAAGGCATCTACAAAAAATTATTCCATTTCTTTGGTTCGATAATCAAGCTGAGGAAGCCGCAAATTTTTATGTCACAGTTTTTAAAAACTCAAAAATCAATCAAGTTACCCGATATGGAAAAGAAGGATACGAGATTCATGGAATGGAAGAAGGTGCTGTAATGACGGTAGATTTTGAAATAGAAAGTCAAAAATTTGTGGCTCTCAATGGTGGTCCAGTGTTCAAATTCAACGAAGCCATTTCATTTCAAGTGCTCTGCGACACTCAAAAAGAACTGGACTATTATTGGGAGAAACTGTCGGAAAATGGCGACAAAAATGCACAACAATGTGGTTGGCTCAAGGACAAATATGGAGTTTCTTGGCAAATTGTACCTGCGGTCCTACCCAAAATGATACAAGACAAAGATCCTATAAAATCGCAAAGGGTGATGAAAGCAATGCTTCAAATGCAAAAGCTCGACATACCAACTTTAATTCAAGCTTATGAGAAAACATAA
- a CDS encoding arginase family protein: protein MVEGPRYVIIDAPSILGLRNTGVQDLPEALKKAGLMDRLNATFAGRVQPLMHYDPTRDPITHLLNGTSIALFSKDLSKIVNIEMEKKNFPIVLGGDCSILIGVLLGLRRIGRYGLFFVDGHSDFYQPQASTTGEVADMELAFVSGRGPDILSNIDGLKPLMLENDIVVFGYRDAEQSTSYGSHNVRDTGMQVLDLSDVRNLGIIKAASLTVSNLLTSEDLSGFWIHLDADVLNDRIMPAVDYRLGNGGLEFSELSYILKILISSQKAIGMTITIYNPNLDSSGSIARKFVSCIVAGLL, encoded by the coding sequence TTGGTAGAAGGACCAAGATATGTAATAATTGATGCCCCTTCAATACTTGGATTACGAAATACGGGTGTACAAGATCTTCCGGAAGCATTGAAGAAAGCAGGATTAATGGATAGACTAAATGCAACTTTTGCAGGCCGTGTTCAACCATTAATGCATTACGATCCAACACGAGACCCTATCACACATTTGTTGAATGGTACTTCTATTGCGTTATTTTCAAAAGACCTTTCTAAAATAGTAAATATTGAAATGGAAAAAAAGAATTTTCCGATTGTATTAGGAGGCGATTGCAGCATCCTCATTGGCGTCCTTTTAGGATTGAGAAGAATTGGAAGATATGGGTTATTTTTTGTTGACGGGCATTCTGATTTTTATCAACCTCAAGCCTCAACCACTGGAGAAGTTGCTGATATGGAATTAGCTTTTGTGTCAGGCAGAGGACCGGATATTCTTTCTAATATTGACGGTCTAAAACCACTTATGCTAGAAAATGACATCGTGGTTTTTGGATATCGTGATGCTGAACAATCAACGAGTTACGGAAGTCACAATGTGAGAGATACCGGTATGCAGGTATTGGATCTTTCTGATGTACGAAATTTAGGAATAATCAAGGCTGCCTCTCTGACGGTTTCAAATCTCCTAACGAGTGAGGATTTGTCTGGTTTTTGGATTCATTTAGATGCTGACGTATTGAACGACAGAATAATGCCAGCGGTCGATTATAGGTTGGGTAATGGTGGGTTAGAATTTTCCGAGCTATCTTACATTCTAAAAATCCTCATTTCGTCTCAAAAGGCGATTGGAATGACCATCACTATCTATAATCCAAATCTAGATTCTAGCGGTTCTATTGCAAGAAAATTTGTATCATGCATAGTCGCAGGCTTGTTATGA
- a CDS encoding CBS domain-containing protein, with amino-acid sequence MYIPMPIQESTKISKIMTKKLETVGSSSSAQEVAIRMRDKQVSSIVVMDDRYGIPLGIVTERDLARKVCVTDKNSTQLLASQVMSFPLITVNADSSSSDAADLMLKNKVRHLLVVSKDSDQNMDKNEALEDKDLIKPVGIITATDFIKFSVTADTDSDKDVNEDNKTEKILEYYRNDSNHS; translated from the coding sequence TTGTACATACCAATGCCAATCCAAGAATCAACTAAAATTAGTAAAATAATGACCAAAAAACTCGAAACTGTCGGATCTTCCTCCTCTGCACAGGAGGTCGCCATAAGGATGAGGGATAAACAGGTTAGTTCAATTGTAGTGATGGATGATAGATATGGCATACCTCTAGGAATTGTCACCGAGCGGGACCTTGCGAGAAAAGTATGTGTTACTGACAAGAATAGTACTCAATTATTAGCAAGCCAAGTAATGTCATTTCCTCTTATCACTGTGAATGCGGATTCATCATCTTCAGATGCAGCAGATTTGATGTTAAAGAACAAGGTCAGACATTTACTCGTCGTATCTAAAGATTCCGATCAAAACATGGATAAAAATGAGGCGCTAGAAGATAAAGATCTCATAAAACCAGTCGGAATAATCACTGCAACGGATTTTATAAAATTTAGTGTAACCGCTGATACGGATTCGGATAAAGATGTAAATGAAGACAACAAAACCGAGAAAATTTTAGAATATTATAGAAATGATTCAAATCATTCTTGA
- a CDS encoding YwbE family protein, whose product MSGNNRDTIKIGSTVRVIKKSDQKTGKVSEGIVKEILTKSKFHPHGIKVILEDGIIGRVKEIVNVSNNKDISKEKLI is encoded by the coding sequence TTGTCTGGGAATAACAGAGACACTATCAAAATTGGATCCACAGTAAGAGTGATAAAAAAAAGTGACCAAAAGACAGGAAAGGTAAGTGAAGGAATAGTAAAGGAAATATTGACCAAATCCAAATTTCATCCGCATGGAATCAAAGTAATTCTAGAAGATGGAATAATTGGTAGAGTTAAAGAGATAGTCAACGTATCAAATAATAAGGACATATCAAAAGAAAAACTCATCTAA
- a CDS encoding MBL fold metallo-hydrolase — MTLPEIDSLSITLLMDNYTDRLLPSSLIAIRPPMMKNEQFLPPPPPVAEHGFSSLIRVASNDNRAYQNKGESLNENIILFDCGTSENGVVSNAETLGINFNSINSVILSHGHFDHFTGLPNILKRIDKPIRLICHPDAFLRRWIIFPNGKDKARMPFLDKEELQRQGAIITTKKDPSLISQASIEEYQYRLNGNTIDKSIPKLLVTGWIPRTTTYEKGFPLQYKEDLNTGNLIPDPLVNDDQAIVANIKNKGLIIISGCAHAGIINTIRYAKLLTGINKIYAVIGGFHLTGGGIYEDAIEPTITELKKIDPRYLIPCHCTGWKATNRIIQELPEKFLQPSTCTTFTFDSTN; from the coding sequence ATGACACTACCTGAAATTGACAGTTTATCGATTACATTATTAATGGATAATTATACTGACAGATTGTTACCATCATCTTTAATAGCAATTCGCCCTCCAATGATGAAAAATGAACAATTTCTTCCTCCTCCTCCTCCTGTAGCAGAGCATGGTTTCTCATCTTTGATTAGAGTTGCATCTAATGACAACAGGGCATATCAAAACAAAGGCGAATCACTCAATGAAAACATAATTCTATTTGATTGTGGAACCAGCGAAAATGGTGTTGTATCTAATGCTGAAACATTAGGAATAAACTTCAATTCTATAAATTCTGTCATACTTAGTCACGGGCATTTCGATCACTTTACTGGCCTCCCAAACATCCTCAAAAGAATAGATAAACCCATCAGATTAATTTGCCATCCTGATGCCTTTTTGAGAAGATGGATAATATTCCCAAATGGCAAGGATAAGGCAAGAATGCCTTTTCTCGATAAAGAGGAATTACAAAGGCAAGGAGCAATTATAACTACAAAGAAAGACCCTAGTCTAATTTCTCAAGCCAGTATAGAAGAATACCAATATCGGTTAAACGGCAACACTATTGACAAATCAATACCTAAGTTACTGGTTACTGGCTGGATTCCAAGAACGACGACCTATGAAAAGGGTTTTCCATTGCAGTACAAGGAAGATCTTAATACAGGTAACCTTATTCCCGATCCTTTAGTAAATGACGATCAAGCTATTGTCGCGAATATCAAGAACAAAGGCTTAATAATTATTAGTGGTTGTGCACATGCGGGCATTATTAACACAATTAGATACGCCAAATTGCTTACAGGAATTAACAAAATATATGCAGTCATAGGTGGTTTTCACCTGACTGGTGGAGGAATTTATGAGGATGCAATCGAACCAACAATAACAGAGTTAAAAAAGATAGATCCAAGATATTTAATTCCTTGTCATTGCACGGGTTGGAAAGCTACAAACCGAATCATTCAAGAACTACCTGAAAAATTCCTACAACCAAGTACTTGTACTACCTTTACATTTGATTCAACCAATTAA
- a CDS encoding endonuclease/exonuclease/phosphatase family protein, protein MNLPSWEDGKKVLKDFDDLINLIQNKMYSKQIKKEILQIMKRNNGLLTKGESKFIRLVEVREKLVKKQQGVYLITVNGRDDWIGWFELKKDSIKELAIENTARVINELKADVLCVVEAENRIALKRFNDMVIPQINGQSYDHTMLIDGNDERGIDVGIIARKGFDIRSMTSHVDDTDQDGLIFSRDCAEYHLTTPSGKDLFLLVNHFKSKGFGAKQDNDRKRTRQAKKVRTIYDELNKKFDFIAIIGDLNDTPDSAPLHTLLGNNSNLLDIMKHEKFVGGGRPGTHGNGTKSGKLDYILMSPELAKKVKLGGIERRGVWGGKNGNLFPHFPE, encoded by the coding sequence ATGAATCTGCCATCATGGGAAGATGGTAAAAAAGTCCTAAAGGATTTTGATGATTTAATCAATTTGATCCAAAATAAGATGTACTCGAAGCAAATCAAAAAGGAAATATTGCAAATAATGAAACGAAATAATGGGTTACTAACAAAAGGTGAGAGTAAATTCATTCGCCTTGTAGAAGTCAGAGAAAAGCTAGTTAAAAAGCAACAAGGTGTTTATCTCATCACAGTAAATGGGCGAGATGATTGGATAGGGTGGTTTGAACTTAAAAAAGACAGCATCAAAGAATTAGCCATTGAAAATACTGCGAGAGTTATTAACGAATTAAAAGCAGATGTTCTATGTGTAGTTGAAGCTGAAAATAGGATTGCATTAAAGCGGTTCAATGATATGGTGATACCACAGATAAATGGACAGTCATACGATCATACTATGCTTATAGACGGTAATGATGAACGTGGTATAGATGTTGGTATCATCGCTAGAAAAGGATTTGATATAAGATCGATGACTAGTCATGTAGATGATACTGATCAAGATGGATTGATATTTAGTAGAGATTGTGCAGAATATCATCTAACTACTCCTTCAGGGAAGGATCTGTTCCTATTAGTAAATCATTTTAAGAGTAAAGGCTTTGGCGCTAAACAAGACAATGACAGAAAACGCACCCGCCAAGCAAAAAAAGTGAGAACGATTTATGATGAGCTAAATAAAAAATTTGATTTTATTGCAATTATTGGAGACTTAAACGATACTCCTGACAGTGCTCCTTTACATACTCTACTTGGTAATAACTCCAATTTATTAGACATTATGAAACATGAAAAATTTGTGGGAGGTGGAAGACCAGGTACCCATGGTAATGGAACAAAATCAGGAAAATTAGATTATATATTAATGTCTCCCGAATTGGCCAAAAAAGTTAAGCTGGGAGGAATTGAAAGAAGAGGTGTTTGGGGAGGAAAAAATGGTAATCTTTTTCCCCATTTTCCTGAATAA
- a CDS encoding Ku protein → MGTRSVWNGSISFGLVNIPIKLFTVSDSSNEYSFNQLDEKGHKIQYKRWCPIEEKEIPYEEIKKGYKITKDEYIIIEKEDLDKIKAATTKTIDIKEFTDIKNFDTILIEKSYYVSPFTDKTGGKRKSKQKDSVVSASTKAYRLFVNSLKETEKIAIGKVVLKDREHLVAIRPYQRGLIMHQLMYQEEITPIDEIDGMPGSESSASSAPIDEKELELGKMLIGNLTSSQFDPTQYSDEYSKQLEKMVTAKSKGITYKTEEKEDSLDTSNNLIEALKASVQRSKTVKN, encoded by the coding sequence TTGGGAACCAGAAGTGTATGGAACGGCAGTATTTCATTTGGTTTAGTAAACATCCCAATAAAGTTATTTACAGTATCAGATAGCAGTAACGAATATTCGTTTAACCAGTTGGATGAAAAAGGACATAAAATTCAGTATAAAAGGTGGTGTCCAATAGAGGAGAAGGAAATTCCATATGAGGAGATAAAAAAAGGATACAAGATTACAAAGGACGAATACATAATCATAGAAAAAGAAGATCTTGATAAAATTAAAGCAGCAACTACTAAAACAATTGATATCAAAGAATTTACGGACATCAAAAATTTTGACACTATTCTTATCGAAAAGAGTTATTATGTCTCCCCTTTTACAGATAAAACCGGTGGGAAAAGAAAAAGCAAACAAAAGGATAGCGTGGTATCTGCTTCCACCAAGGCCTATAGATTATTTGTTAATTCGCTAAAAGAAACAGAAAAAATCGCAATAGGAAAGGTCGTACTAAAAGATAGAGAACATCTGGTTGCCATTCGTCCTTATCAAAGGGGTTTGATAATGCATCAACTAATGTATCAAGAAGAGATAACACCTATAGATGAAATAGATGGGATGCCGGGGTCTGAGTCTTCTGCATCTTCAGCACCTATAGATGAGAAAGAATTAGAACTTGGGAAAATGTTAATAGGAAACTTGACTAGTTCACAATTTGATCCGACACAGTATTCAGATGAATATTCAAAACAATTAGAAAAAATGGTAACTGCAAAATCTAAAGGAATCACCTACAAAACAGAAGAAAAAGAAGATTCATTGGATACTAGCAATAACCTAATAGAGGCCTTGAAAGCAAGTGTTCAAAGAAGCAAAACGGTCAAGAACTGA
- the ligD gene encoding DNA ligase D, producing MLDEYKKKRNFKASPEPNGNNNLNKESFTAIGDACISIEDNDPSKSRPRFVIQKHEATRLHYDFRLESIKENVLLSWAIPKGPSLDPSIKRLAIQTEDHPVDYLSFEGVIPEGNYGAGTVIVWDIGEYSLEKNALTKYPTKEHRGEIPEVLDVSELEKKYGKITFVLYGQKLKGKFSLVKTRTKNQWLLIKLEDDFALCSNNSDKNGVKDITESRPESVLTGKTNMDLLHYKSSKTLEKDVKAENSNLKYSAEITNNPNTLDTLGDHNLDAINLSPANQSFKQMCFEGIKPMLSSLTDKPFNNKDWIFEIKWDGVRAITLVDRLTKTCTIKSRRGDTITQRYPELENTLKSALREDMFKDFVILDGEIVILDNEGYPDFQNHQKRMNIDSRKSIEILSELYPAVYYVFDILYLDNNNLMQLPFAERRKILVDLIKKENSKIRISDFVEEFGIDVFETVRRMNLEGIIGKHRNSKYHSDIRSRDWLKIKNIKTQDCIVIGYTRGEGNRKNYFGSLLLAAAIDDTLNYTRTNTNNNNANSNTNINKLRFIGHTGSGFSFESLSIIHKRLRELEIPYCPVDSIPYLNRETVWVRPMTVLEVKFNNWTNNMIMRAPIFLRIREDKPPHQCVIENSSLTSSPKIADKIKKDEDDDSDLKITNYENGNNHLTAIDQQFSNLKKEFWSATEYRPAITKGDLIEYYDKISEHLLPYLRDRPISLSRYPDGIYGKAFYQKDWKNEKPCYVRTVKVYSESNSDEINYIVCNNKETLLWLVNLGCIEIHPWNSRVNDYNQCNKMDVIETEECGLNYPDFIVFDLDPYINIDNENESKEPAYSLTAFRATVEVALGLKGIFDELNIKSYVKTSGKTGLHIFLPVVNLYTYKQTREFARVISQILNKRNPGKITTEWKTTDRKGKVFFDYNQNSIGKTLASIFSTRPVEDATVSVPLKWEELVDIIPTDFIMMTVPDLYKRKINPWKDISSHRQNLEEILERISDFKV from the coding sequence ATGTTAGACGAATACAAGAAGAAAAGAAATTTTAAGGCCTCTCCAGAGCCCAATGGAAATAACAATCTGAATAAAGAAAGTTTTACAGCCATAGGTGATGCATGCATCTCAATTGAGGATAATGATCCATCAAAATCAAGGCCTCGGTTTGTGATACAAAAACATGAAGCGACAAGACTACATTATGATTTTAGATTAGAATCTATTAAGGAAAATGTTCTCTTATCTTGGGCCATACCTAAGGGACCATCGCTGGATCCATCCATAAAGAGACTAGCAATACAAACCGAAGATCACCCTGTAGATTACTTGTCATTTGAAGGAGTTATACCTGAAGGAAACTACGGTGCTGGAACTGTAATAGTGTGGGATATCGGTGAATACAGCTTGGAAAAAAATGCCTTAACAAAATATCCTACGAAAGAACATCGAGGGGAAATACCAGAAGTTTTAGACGTGTCTGAGCTAGAAAAAAAATATGGAAAAATTACCTTTGTATTATATGGGCAGAAATTAAAAGGCAAATTTTCTTTAGTGAAGACTAGAACTAAAAATCAGTGGCTATTGATTAAATTAGAGGATGATTTTGCACTCTGCTCAAACAATAGTGACAAGAATGGTGTAAAAGATATAACAGAAAGTAGACCTGAATCGGTGCTAACAGGAAAAACAAATATGGATTTACTGCACTACAAGTCCAGTAAGACTCTGGAAAAAGATGTGAAAGCTGAAAACAGTAACTTAAAATACTCTGCAGAGATCACAAATAATCCAAATACACTAGATACCTTGGGCGATCATAATCTTGACGCTATTAATCTATCACCTGCTAATCAATCCTTTAAACAGATGTGCTTTGAAGGAATAAAACCTATGTTATCGTCTCTTACAGATAAACCATTTAACAATAAGGATTGGATATTTGAAATAAAGTGGGATGGAGTCAGGGCCATCACCCTTGTGGACAGGCTAACTAAAACTTGCACGATAAAATCACGTAGAGGTGATACTATTACTCAACGCTATCCTGAACTTGAGAACACTCTTAAAAGTGCTCTAAGAGAAGATATGTTCAAAGACTTTGTTATATTGGATGGGGAAATTGTTATTCTAGATAATGAGGGATACCCCGATTTTCAAAATCATCAAAAAAGGATGAATATTGACTCTAGAAAGAGTATTGAAATTTTGTCTGAACTTTATCCTGCAGTTTATTACGTGTTTGACATCTTATATTTGGACAATAATAACCTCATGCAGCTACCATTTGCGGAAAGAAGAAAGATATTAGTCGACCTGATTAAGAAAGAGAACTCAAAAATAAGGATATCTGACTTTGTTGAGGAATTCGGGATAGATGTTTTTGAGACAGTAAGGAGGATGAACTTGGAAGGGATAATTGGAAAACATAGGAATAGCAAATATCATTCTGATATCCGCTCAAGAGACTGGCTTAAAATAAAGAATATCAAAACCCAGGATTGTATAGTGATAGGCTATACAAGGGGTGAGGGCAACCGAAAAAATTATTTTGGATCTCTCTTACTTGCGGCGGCAATAGATGACACTCTAAACTATACCCGTACTAATACCAATAATAATAATGCCAATTCCAACACCAACATTAACAAATTGAGATTTATAGGTCATACCGGTAGTGGATTTAGTTTTGAAAGTCTCTCTATAATTCATAAGAGACTAAGAGAATTAGAAATTCCCTATTGTCCTGTTGATAGCATTCCATATCTTAACAGGGAAACGGTATGGGTAAGGCCCATGACAGTATTAGAAGTGAAATTCAACAATTGGACAAACAATATGATAATGCGGGCACCTATATTTCTAAGAATTAGAGAAGACAAGCCGCCACACCAGTGTGTCATTGAAAATTCAAGTCTTACGAGCTCACCCAAGATTGCAGATAAAATAAAGAAAGATGAAGATGATGATAGTGACTTGAAAATAACCAATTATGAGAACGGTAATAATCACCTAACTGCAATTGACCAACAATTTTCCAATTTAAAAAAGGAATTTTGGAGCGCAACAGAGTATCGGCCAGCTATTACAAAAGGGGATTTAATAGAATACTATGATAAAATAAGTGAACATCTTTTACCTTACCTTCGAGACCGGCCCATATCTCTTAGTAGATACCCCGATGGAATATATGGAAAAGCGTTTTATCAAAAAGATTGGAAAAATGAAAAACCTTGCTATGTTAGAACAGTCAAGGTGTATTCAGAATCAAATAGTGATGAGATTAACTATATTGTATGCAATAACAAGGAAACTTTACTATGGCTTGTAAATTTGGGATGTATCGAAATACATCCATGGAATAGCAGGGTCAATGATTATAATCAATGCAATAAGATGGATGTAATAGAAACGGAAGAATGTGGCTTAAATTATCCTGATTTTATAGTTTTTGACTTGGACCCATACATAAATATTGATAATGAAAATGAATCAAAGGAACCCGCGTATAGTTTAACGGCTTTTAGAGCGACTGTGGAGGTTGCTCTAGGTTTGAAAGGTATTTTTGATGAATTGAATATTAAATCATATGTAAAAACTTCAGGAAAAACAGGATTGCACATATTCTTACCAGTAGTGAACTTGTACACATACAAACAAACGAGAGAATTTGCCCGAGTGATATCTCAAATCTTGAATAAACGCAATCCTGGCAAAATTACTACAGAATGGAAAACAACGGATAGAAAAGGAAAAGTGTTTTTTGATTATAATCAAAATTCTATTGGGAAAACACTAGCGTCCATTTTTTCAACCAGGCCAGTAGAAGATGCCACTGTTTCAGTTCCGCTAAAATGGGAAGAACTAGTAGACATTATACCTACTGATTTTATAATGATGACAGTACCCGACCTTTATAAAAGAAAGATAAATCCCTGGAAGGATATTTCATCACACAGACAAAATCTTGAAGAAATACTTGAACGCATTTCAGATTTCAAAGTTTAA
- a CDS encoding sensor histidine kinase, whose protein sequence is MKKEGRISIKIEKPKRKSIKIKGTKQKIKVSIEDNGEGIDPKMIPNLFTKFSKSIDGNGLGLYISRKIIEAHGSKIRADNNKKNGAIFSFSLPVLNLPSKTIV, encoded by the coding sequence ATAAAAAAAGAAGGTCGAATTTCAATAAAGATTGAAAAGCCGAAGAGAAAGTCCATCAAGATAAAAGGTACGAAGCAAAAGATAAAAGTCTCCATAGAAGACAATGGAGAAGGAATAGATCCAAAAATGATCCCTAATTTATTTACAAAGTTTTCAAAGTCGATAGATGGGAATGGACTTGGTTTGTATATCTCTAGAAAAATTATCGAGGCGCACGGAAGTAAAATCCGGGCAGACAATAACAAGAAGAATGGGGCAATATTTAGTTTTAGTTTACCAGTGTTGAATTTACCTTCTAAAACAATAGTGTGA